Proteins found in one Synechococcus sp. LA31 genomic segment:
- a CDS encoding thermonuclease family protein encodes MITLALPLAAVATLAQTRTATVLSIGDGDTLRVREGNRTVNVRLACIDAPESSQAPFGTQARQQLQTLAPIGSNVELRIKATDRYGRSVAELTRGGRNLNQALVASGVAFVYWQYISGCDRQTYGRLENAARLKSLGVWSVKGGLTRPWDYRSNQAAPPQARPGPVDAGIDSQAGQRSCTPSPAVVPHTRAVAVSPCCKRQL; translated from the coding sequence ATGATCACCCTGGCCCTGCCGCTGGCAGCCGTTGCCACGCTCGCGCAAACCCGCACGGCAACAGTGCTCTCCATCGGCGATGGCGACACCCTGCGCGTGCGCGAGGGCAATCGCACCGTGAACGTGCGCCTGGCCTGCATCGATGCACCGGAATCCAGCCAGGCTCCCTTTGGCACACAGGCCAGACAACAACTACAGACACTGGCCCCGATCGGAAGCAACGTGGAGCTGAGGATTAAGGCCACCGATCGCTATGGCCGCTCCGTTGCCGAACTGACTAGAGGCGGCCGCAACCTCAATCAGGCCCTCGTGGCTTCCGGTGTGGCCTTTGTGTACTGGCAGTACATCAGTGGCTGTGATCGGCAGACCTACGGACGACTGGAAAACGCGGCCCGGCTGAAGAGTCTTGGCGTGTGGAGCGTCAAGGGTGGCCTGACGCGGCCGTGGGACTACCGCTCCAATCAAGCTGCTCCCCCTCAAGCCAGGCCGGGACCAGTCGATGCGGGTATCGACAGCCAAGCAGGCCAGCGCTCATGCACGCCGTCGCCGGCGGTGGTGCCACATACCCGCGCCGTGGCAGTCTCGCCGTGCTGCAAGAGGCAGTTGTGA
- a CDS encoding Nif11-like leader peptide family natural product precursor, which produces MSWSELERFVADVEADAALQRALKHCRSRKELILAARRLGYRITRIDLQRAWQEEQLENERQVKG; this is translated from the coding sequence ATGAGCTGGTCAGAGCTGGAGCGTTTTGTGGCCGACGTGGAGGCGGATGCAGCGCTCCAACGCGCGCTCAAGCACTGCCGCTCCCGCAAGGAGCTGATCCTGGCGGCAAGGCGCCTCGGCTACCGGATCACGCGCATCGATCTGCAGCGGGCCTGGCAGGAGGAGCAGTTGGAGAACGAGCGGCAGGTGAAGGGATGA
- the mscL gene encoding large conductance mechanosensitive channel protein MscL, protein MSRTRTFLTDFRAFINRGNVVDLAVAVVIGGAFGKVVNAVVTLVMESLLQPVLKAANVDAIASWPAGEVLVAAINFLVISFVVFLIVRSIEALRRKEEAVSPPDTQAQLAAAVTRLADALDRRQL, encoded by the coding sequence ATGAGCCGCACACGCACCTTCTTGACTGATTTCCGAGCCTTCATCAACCGCGGCAATGTGGTTGATCTGGCTGTGGCCGTGGTGATTGGCGGAGCTTTCGGGAAGGTGGTGAATGCGGTGGTGACTTTAGTGATGGAGTCATTGCTGCAACCTGTTCTCAAGGCGGCGAACGTGGACGCCATTGCCAGCTGGCCAGCCGGTGAGGTGCTGGTAGCAGCGATCAATTTCCTGGTGATTTCATTTGTGGTGTTTCTGATCGTGCGCTCCATCGAAGCCCTACGACGCAAGGAAGAAGCCGTATCGCCACCTGATACCCAAGCCCAACTAGCCGCAGCGGTGACGCGCTTGGCGGATGCCCTGGATCGCCGCCAGCTCTGA
- a CDS encoding DUF2811 domain-containing protein yields MAPHVSVENQFPTDLFESMVGFIEQHPQWDQYRLMQSALAGFLFQQGCQDKPVVQHYLNGLFRKPEALSR; encoded by the coding sequence ATGGCGCCACATGTGAGTGTGGAAAACCAATTCCCAACTGATCTCTTTGAATCGATGGTGGGATTCATCGAGCAGCACCCCCAATGGGATCAATACCGGCTGATGCAATCCGCCCTAGCGGGATTCCTCTTTCAACAGGGCTGCCAGGACAAGCCAGTGGTGCAGCACTACCTCAATGGGTTGTTTCGCAAGCCCGAGGCCCTGAGCCGTTGA
- a CDS encoding sodium:alanine symporter family protein has protein sequence MQALNELLWGRVLIVALLAIGLVLSARTRWVQLRYFGAMFGLLGSAFHQEGNHLSSFQALVLSVAGRVGAGNIAGVAVAISLGGPGAVFWMWVTGLIGMATSFFECTIAQVFKTAEGDGSYRGGPAYYIERGIGLRWMGVLFSILLLLTFGLGFNALQSFTVATAVADTFGISEAITGAGLMVLLGVIIFGGVKRIAEVAEFVVPFMAIGYFLLALVVLVMNASELPRVLADILSSAFGLKPAIGGGLGAAVVFGVKRGLFSNEAGLGSAPNVAAVAYVRHPVEQGIIQAFSVFIDTIVLCSCTAFLILVTPLYQPGSSSMGVTLTQQSLGYSLGWWGQAFITVALVLFAFTSIIYNYYLGENALNYFSDSNQKLFTALRLTTLVLIIWGANQDLATVFGFADLTMGLLALVNLVALVLLMPLGLRVLNDYEQQRQAGVRPCFNAEDHAHLRLDPLSWPTQP, from the coding sequence GTGCAGGCTCTGAACGAACTGCTCTGGGGGCGGGTATTGATCGTGGCGCTCTTAGCGATCGGGCTGGTGCTGAGCGCCCGAACCCGCTGGGTGCAGCTGCGTTATTTCGGGGCCATGTTTGGCCTCCTGGGCAGCGCCTTTCACCAGGAGGGCAATCACCTCAGCTCTTTTCAAGCCCTGGTGCTCAGCGTGGCGGGCCGGGTTGGTGCCGGCAACATCGCTGGTGTCGCGGTGGCGATCAGCCTGGGCGGGCCAGGTGCAGTGTTCTGGATGTGGGTCACAGGCCTGATCGGCATGGCCACCAGCTTCTTTGAATGCACGATTGCCCAGGTGTTCAAAACAGCCGAGGGCGATGGCAGCTATCGCGGCGGACCTGCTTATTACATCGAGCGGGGGATCGGCCTGCGCTGGATGGGCGTGCTGTTTTCCATCCTGCTGCTGCTCACCTTTGGACTGGGCTTCAATGCACTGCAATCCTTCACGGTGGCGACGGCCGTGGCCGACACCTTCGGCATCTCGGAAGCCATCACCGGTGCAGGACTGATGGTGCTCCTGGGCGTGATTATCTTCGGGGGTGTGAAGCGCATCGCGGAAGTGGCTGAGTTTGTGGTGCCCTTTATGGCCATCGGCTACTTCCTATTGGCGTTGGTGGTGCTGGTGATGAACGCCAGTGAACTCCCCCGCGTACTCGCAGACATCCTCAGTAGCGCCTTCGGGCTGAAGCCAGCGATCGGCGGCGGCCTGGGAGCCGCCGTGGTGTTCGGTGTGAAGCGAGGGCTGTTCTCCAATGAAGCGGGCCTCGGCAGTGCTCCCAATGTGGCAGCTGTGGCCTATGTGCGGCACCCGGTGGAGCAGGGAATCATTCAGGCCTTCAGCGTTTTTATCGACACGATTGTGCTCTGCAGCTGCACTGCTTTCTTGATCCTGGTGACCCCACTTTATCAACCCGGAAGTAGCAGCATGGGTGTCACACTCACCCAGCAGTCGCTGGGCTACAGCCTGGGGTGGTGGGGACAGGCATTCATCACCGTGGCCCTGGTGCTGTTTGCCTTTACTTCAATCATTTACAACTATTACCTCGGCGAAAACGCGCTGAATTACTTCAGTGATTCCAACCAAAAACTATTCACTGCCTTACGGCTCACCACCTTGGTGCTGATCATCTGGGGAGCCAATCAGGATCTCGCCACCGTGTTTGGCTTTGCCGATCTCACCATGGGTCTGCTGGCACTTGTGAACCTTGTGGCGCTTGTGCTGCTGATGCCGCTCGGCCTGCGCGTGTTGAACGACTACGAACAGCAGCGCCAGGCCGGCGTGCGGCCCTGCTTCAACGCGGAAGACCATGCCCATCTGCGCCTCGATCCGCTGAGCTGGCCTACGCAACCTTGA
- a CDS encoding EamA family transporter, protein MQIWQLWAAAAALFAAFTALLTKLGVQGIDAGLATLVRTLVVGVALALVLLGNGQFTWAALRHLPAMSLAALVLSGLATGVSWFCYNRALQLGPVAAVAALDKLSVVLVALLAWLVLGESLGLRVWLGVVFMAIGATLVAWA, encoded by the coding sequence GTGCAGATTTGGCAGCTGTGGGCCGCGGCTGCGGCCTTGTTTGCGGCCTTCACGGCCCTTCTCACCAAACTTGGCGTGCAAGGCATCGATGCCGGCCTGGCCACGCTGGTGCGCACCCTGGTGGTGGGAGTTGCCCTGGCCCTGGTGCTCCTGGGTAACGGCCAGTTCACCTGGGCGGCGCTGCGCCACTTACCGGCCATGAGCCTTGCCGCGTTGGTGCTATCAGGCTTGGCAACTGGGGTGTCATGGTTTTGCTACAACCGCGCGCTGCAACTGGGGCCAGTGGCAGCTGTGGCCGCGCTCGACAAATTGAGCGTTGTTCTGGTGGCGCTCCTGGCCTGGCTGGTGCTGGGGGAATCGTTGGGGCTGCGGGTGTGGCTGGGGGTGGTGTTCATGGCCATCGGGGCCACGCTGGTGGCCTGGGCTTGA
- a CDS encoding NAD(P)-dependent alcohol dehydrogenase gives MSITVWQAREPGAPLERAERPMLEPAVDELVLEVLHCGLCHSDLSMLENHWGVSSFPLVPGHEVVGRVVQVGEGVDPGVIGQLRGLGWISGSCSHCGQCLSGTGNLCPSLEATIVGRQGGFASHVTARQDWAIPLPEGMDPAVAGPLFCGGITVFAPLIDEVVSPTAHVAVIGIGGLGHMALQFARAWGCEVTALTTTLAKANEAKRFGAHQVEALDNLANLAGRFDLVINTVNHSLDWAAVMASLAPLGRLHQLGAVLDPIQVGAFDLIMARRSITGSPTSSPASLLKMVEFCVRHNIRPQVEHLPMDRVNDAIARLRQGDVRYRFVLDAPAAANG, from the coding sequence GTGTCAATCACTGTCTGGCAGGCCAGGGAACCCGGTGCGCCCCTGGAGCGAGCGGAGCGTCCGATGTTGGAGCCGGCGGTCGATGAGCTGGTGCTGGAGGTGCTGCACTGCGGCCTTTGCCACAGCGACCTGTCCATGCTCGAGAACCACTGGGGCGTGAGCAGCTTCCCCCTGGTTCCAGGGCATGAGGTGGTGGGCCGTGTGGTGCAGGTGGGTGAAGGGGTAGACCCCGGCGTGATCGGGCAGTTGCGCGGCTTGGGTTGGATCAGCGGCAGCTGCTCTCACTGCGGGCAGTGCCTAAGCGGCACCGGCAATCTCTGTCCGTCGCTGGAGGCCACGATCGTGGGCCGCCAGGGAGGCTTCGCCAGCCATGTCACTGCCCGTCAAGACTGGGCCATCCCCTTGCCCGAGGGGATGGATCCGGCCGTGGCTGGACCTCTCTTCTGCGGCGGAATCACCGTGTTTGCCCCGCTGATTGATGAGGTTGTCTCCCCAACAGCCCATGTGGCGGTGATCGGCATCGGGGGGTTGGGTCATATGGCCCTGCAGTTCGCCCGGGCCTGGGGCTGTGAGGTCACGGCGCTCACCACCACCCTGGCCAAGGCGAACGAGGCCAAGCGCTTCGGAGCCCACCAGGTGGAAGCGCTCGACAACCTGGCGAACCTCGCCGGACGCTTTGACCTGGTGATTAACACCGTGAACCATTCCCTCGACTGGGCTGCGGTGATGGCCTCCCTGGCTCCCCTCGGCCGCCTGCACCAGCTGGGCGCCGTGCTGGATCCGATTCAGGTGGGCGCCTTTGATCTGATCATGGCGCGGCGCTCCATCACCGGTAGCCCCACCTCTTCACCAGCCAGTTTGCTGAAGATGGTGGAGTTCTGCGTGCGCCACAACATCCGCCCGCAGGTGGAGCATCTGCCGATGGATCGCGTCAACGACGCGATCGCCCGTTTGCGTCAAGGCGACGTGCGCTATCGGTTTGTTCTGGATGCGCCCGCCGCCGCCAACGGCTGA
- a CDS encoding DUF1651 domain-containing protein: MTAGAGDHQRELLPAQPVPLQQRRARHNRERAVEAWRQHLTEGWKPCGPQRQPPQALQLRVWHRSSATQ, translated from the coding sequence GTGACAGCAGGAGCTGGAGATCACCAGCGGGAGCTGTTGCCCGCTCAGCCGGTGCCATTGCAACAGCGGCGTGCGCGGCACAACCGCGAGCGAGCAGTTGAGGCATGGCGTCAGCACTTGACGGAGGGGTGGAAGCCCTGCGGTCCTCAACGGCAGCCACCGCAAGCTTTGCAGTTGCGCGTATGGCACCGATCAAGTGCAACGCAGTGA
- a CDS encoding galactose oxidase codes for MARFPFSSSPSGTCRSGGAARAADDPEAWPYLDQGVLRSSRSRKVCMTCHWFRHHAGAECIPLLTCRLHHGLIAQGEHLINRCQGWTDDMARQRGWAPEAG; via the coding sequence ATGGCGCGTTTTCCCTTCTCTTCATCCCCCTCGGGCACGTGCCGCTCAGGCGGCGCAGCCCGGGCTGCAGACGACCCCGAGGCCTGGCCCTACCTGGATCAGGGCGTCCTCCGCTCCAGTCGCAGCCGCAAGGTCTGCATGACCTGCCACTGGTTTCGCCACCACGCCGGTGCGGAGTGCATTCCGCTGCTCACCTGCCGGCTGCACCACGGCCTGATTGCCCAGGGTGAGCACCTGATCAACCGCTGCCAGGGTTGGACCGACGACATGGCCCGCCAGCGGGGCTGGGCACCAGAAGCTGGTTGA
- a CDS encoding site-specific integrase, which produces METVTLPFAWEKSSMGDAYTRLRNIYVHWSEGHSLRAAADLADGKSPSTVLNWSQAAVHFQDQKRNHGNHIKEATWNHAYEPVVSMAVSLLNGRKPPGNPADLMDACIRDWAPGSRMRQIRAQSLAQFLSHCVQREKFPEIWLPPADLKRHVGRRDATVTRAQKGDPFASDQQILDLLAQLPTDSAAQRWIDALKLLAELGLRPIELLYLSVRIDDAIGDPYWWCSYQKRSGGGDTAERRVFPLVLDGGEGSPPDWQLLERWQAGDIVLPPLRSGNGAGDSFGTYLNRQQAWIQLRAACEQGGRRIVPYSFRHTYSLRGHRRGIDPGAMAHSMGHSLEVHLRSYPWASASNTAAAFARASEAAVR; this is translated from the coding sequence ATGGAGACGGTGACCCTGCCGTTCGCCTGGGAGAAGAGCTCCATGGGAGATGCGTATACGCGGCTTCGCAATATCTATGTGCATTGGAGTGAGGGACATTCCCTGCGTGCCGCCGCGGATTTGGCAGATGGGAAGTCACCGAGCACTGTTCTCAATTGGAGCCAGGCTGCAGTTCATTTCCAGGATCAGAAGCGCAACCATGGCAACCACATCAAAGAAGCCACTTGGAATCACGCCTATGAGCCAGTGGTTTCGATGGCGGTTAGCCTGCTGAACGGCCGCAAGCCCCCTGGCAATCCTGCTGATCTCATGGATGCGTGCATTCGTGACTGGGCTCCCGGAAGTCGGATGCGCCAGATCAGAGCTCAGTCCCTCGCGCAGTTTCTCTCGCATTGTGTTCAGCGTGAGAAGTTTCCAGAGATCTGGCTTCCACCTGCAGATCTCAAGCGTCACGTCGGTCGGCGTGATGCCACGGTCACTCGCGCTCAAAAGGGCGACCCCTTTGCATCTGATCAGCAGATCCTGGACTTGCTTGCCCAGTTGCCCACCGATTCCGCCGCTCAGCGCTGGATCGATGCCCTAAAGCTACTGGCGGAGCTCGGTCTACGGCCGATTGAGCTTTTGTACCTCTCCGTGAGGATCGACGACGCAATTGGCGATCCCTACTGGTGGTGCAGTTATCAGAAGCGCTCGGGTGGCGGCGACACCGCTGAGCGCCGTGTCTTTCCGTTGGTTCTCGATGGAGGTGAAGGCTCACCTCCTGACTGGCAGCTTCTCGAGCGCTGGCAGGCGGGCGACATCGTTCTCCCTCCGCTCCGTAGTGGAAATGGAGCTGGTGATTCTTTTGGCACTTATCTGAATCGACAGCAAGCCTGGATTCAGCTGCGTGCAGCCTGTGAGCAGGGCGGCCGCCGGATTGTTCCCTACAGCTTCCGGCACACCTACAGCCTTCGTGGCCACCGCCGCGGGATCGATCCGGGTGCGATGGCCCACAGTATGGGCCATTCGCTTGAGGTGCATCTTCGTAGCTACCCCTGGGCGTCAGCGAGTAATACGGCCGCAGCCTTTGCACGGGCTAGCGAGGCGGCGGTTCGGTGA
- a CDS encoding glycine zipper 2TM domain-containing protein, with protein sequence MTLRAIQRRWLRRTVVSCLGVSASISALLPQMAMARPWWRGDATDSYGAPASSGYQAYGAPPLTPEQQAQRCNTGRLIGGLGGGAVAYAMSRDDGRAWAIPLGALLGSQVGCNVSAGRGPLPW encoded by the coding sequence ATGACCTTGCGTGCAATTCAGCGCCGCTGGCTGCGTCGAACTGTTGTCAGCTGCCTTGGCGTCTCGGCATCGATCAGCGCTCTGCTTCCCCAGATGGCCATGGCACGCCCCTGGTGGAGGGGAGATGCCACTGACAGCTATGGAGCACCAGCCAGCAGTGGCTATCAGGCCTACGGCGCGCCACCACTCACCCCTGAGCAGCAGGCCCAGCGTTGCAACACCGGCCGGCTGATCGGCGGTCTCGGAGGGGGAGCGGTGGCCTATGCCATGTCACGCGATGACGGCCGCGCCTGGGCCATTCCACTCGGTGCCCTGCTCGGCTCGCAGGTGGGGTGCAATGTCTCCGCTGGTCGCGGGCCACTGCCCTGGTGA
- a CDS encoding DUF1651 domain-containing protein has protein sequence MFVHKTGQQIPSSPAEGWLSDGRQVLHFRPVIWERSHQELEVTSGEWLAGQAAPLLKRRKRLERHKALALWRQKRQEGWMPCEPQWQPPQPLQWPHWR, from the coding sequence GTGTTCGTTCATAAGACGGGCCAGCAGATTCCATCGTCTCCGGCTGAGGGCTGGCTGAGCGATGGCCGACAGGTGCTGCATTTCCGGCCCGTGATCTGGGAGCGCTCGCACCAGGAGCTGGAAGTCACCAGTGGTGAGTGGCTGGCGGGACAGGCGGCACCACTGCTCAAACGGCGAAAGCGGCTCGAGCGCCACAAGGCCCTGGCGCTCTGGCGGCAGAAGCGGCAGGAGGGCTGGATGCCGTGCGAACCGCAGTGGCAGCCGCCGCAGCCGCTGCAATGGCCGCATTGGCGCTGA
- a CDS encoding vitamin K epoxide reductase family protein, whose product MTSSLLSERLRQKQPSSPTRGPWLRVAMGVLATIGLLDTASITLKRWGLIGSLTCPGGSDGCDKVLGSAWGTLFGQPLSLYGALAYGLALVLALAPLVHGHQGGRNLNEWSQQLLLLLCTAMAGFSLVLVGLMLFTIKAICAFCVLSAALCGALFLLSVVLNRGEDRGTLIFRVAITGVLVFLIGLGWASLADQPVVEGGPGVPPPVRNESTPAKVALAKHLTGIGAKLYTAYWCPHCHDQKELFGQAAVTELTIIECAPDGRNNQAALCKEKGIEGYPSWEINGVIDSGVKPLEQLASLSDYQGPPAF is encoded by the coding sequence GTGACCAGTTCTTTGCTCAGTGAGAGGCTGCGGCAGAAGCAGCCCAGCTCCCCAACGCGTGGCCCCTGGCTGCGGGTGGCGATGGGTGTTTTGGCCACGATCGGCCTGCTCGACACCGCCTCGATCACCCTCAAACGCTGGGGTCTGATCGGCAGCCTCACCTGCCCTGGCGGCAGCGATGGCTGCGACAAGGTGCTCGGCAGTGCCTGGGGCACGCTGTTCGGCCAGCCCCTCTCCCTCTACGGAGCACTGGCCTACGGATTGGCACTGGTTCTGGCACTCGCCCCGCTGGTGCACGGGCATCAAGGTGGCCGGAACCTGAATGAATGGAGTCAACAGCTTCTGCTGCTTCTGTGCACGGCCATGGCTGGTTTCAGCCTGGTGCTCGTGGGTTTGATGCTGTTCACCATCAAGGCGATCTGTGCGTTCTGTGTGCTGTCCGCCGCACTCTGTGGCGCGTTGTTCCTGCTCAGCGTGGTGCTCAACCGTGGAGAAGACCGCGGGACATTGATCTTTCGGGTGGCGATCACCGGTGTTCTGGTGTTTCTGATCGGTCTGGGCTGGGCCTCGCTGGCTGATCAACCTGTTGTCGAGGGTGGCCCCGGTGTCCCGCCGCCGGTCCGGAATGAGAGCACGCCCGCCAAGGTGGCGTTGGCGAAGCACCTCACCGGGATCGGCGCCAAGCTGTATACGGCTTATTGGTGCCCCCATTGCCACGACCAGAAAGAGCTTTTTGGCCAGGCAGCGGTCACTGAACTAACAATCATTGAATGTGCACCAGATGGCCGAAACAACCAGGCTGCTCTGTGCAAGGAGAAAGGGATTGAGGGCTATCCGAGCTGGGAGATCAATGGTGTGATCGACTCCGGCGTCAAACCTCTGGAGCAGCTCGCCAGTCTCAGTGACTATCAGGGTCCACCGGCGTTCTGA
- a CDS encoding AbrB family transcriptional regulator, with translation MLTGSDLLTKVKELGDVSKSDLVRSCGYVSTKKDGGERLNFTAFYEALLEAKGLSLGNDGVGRGKGGRKLSYTATVQGNGNLLVGKAYTAMLDLKPGDEFEIKLGRKQVRLIPVGGVDEDE, from the coding sequence ATGCTGACCGGTTCTGACCTGCTCACCAAAGTGAAAGAGCTGGGCGATGTGTCCAAATCGGATCTGGTGCGCAGCTGCGGCTACGTGAGCACCAAAAAAGATGGGGGCGAGCGCCTCAACTTCACGGCCTTCTATGAAGCCCTGTTGGAAGCCAAAGGCCTGAGCCTGGGTAACGACGGCGTAGGCCGGGGCAAGGGTGGCCGCAAACTCAGCTACACCGCCACCGTGCAAGGCAACGGCAACCTGCTAGTGGGCAAGGCCTACACCGCGATGCTCGACCTCAAGCCTGGCGATGAGTTTGAAATCAAGCTCGGGCGTAAGCAGGTGCGCCTGATCCCCGTGGGTGGTGTGGACGAGGACGAGTGA
- a CDS encoding Nif11-like leader peptide family natural product precursor, whose amino-acid sequence MAACELTVPEATNASAAALHQLKELLQSDPGFAQAMRATPSSEDAARLAADHGILVTPEALWRHRGTLGSGGLPTWRG is encoded by the coding sequence ATGGCGGCCTGTGAATTGACGGTTCCCGAGGCGACGAATGCTTCGGCTGCTGCACTGCATCAGCTCAAGGAGTTGCTCCAAAGCGATCCCGGTTTCGCTCAAGCCATGCGCGCCACGCCGTCTTCGGAGGACGCTGCTCGGTTGGCCGCCGACCATGGAATTTTGGTGACACCGGAGGCTCTGTGGCGCCATCGCGGCACGCTGGGCAGTGGCGGCCTCCCCACCTGGCGCGGCTGA
- a CDS encoding ribbon-helix-helix domain-containing protein produces the protein MTSESPSEQPYKLDPEKFPKQLSIDLPTELAEHFQKLALKTGRSIEELILEVLDQELGEY, from the coding sequence ATGACAAGCGAATCCCCCTCAGAACAGCCATACAAACTGGATCCCGAAAAGTTCCCCAAGCAACTCTCGATCGACTTGCCAACTGAACTAGCCGAGCATTTTCAGAAGCTTGCCCTGAAGACCGGGCGCTCCATCGAAGAATTAATACTGGAGGTTCTAGACCAGGAGCTCGGCGAGTATTAG